Below is a genomic region from Persephonella hydrogeniphila.
AAACACCGTAAAGTGTGATTTTTTCTCTTGTTCCAAGTATTCCTACATCTACCAGCCATGGCTGGATATTTGCATATATAACAATTCCGAGGATAAGACCAACAACACCAGCCATAGATATAAACTTACCAGCTCCAACTCTAGCAACACATGTTCCTGGACAGAAACCGGCAGATGCCATGGCAATTCCAAAAAGAAAACCACCTACAAGATGAGCTATTCCCAGATATGGCATTATCCTTGGGAGGAGATTTGTTTCCTCAGCTACACCAAATATATCAGCAAGCCCGTAAATGATAGAAGTTGTAGCTATAGCCATAAACGCAAATTTCATGATTTTTAGATCTCTGAGAAGAAGCATTCCTTCTACTCTTGAGTATCTTATAGCTCCCACTTTGTGGAGAACTATCCCGAACAGACCTCCTGTTATCAGCCCCATTATAAGATGACTCAAATGCTCCATAGCTTACCTCCTTGTAATTAGGAGGGGCTAAAAAGCCCCTTAAACTTTATTTTTCAATAGGAACGTTAGGATCATTACCCCATTCGTCCCAAGAACCTACATAAACTTTAACTTTTTTGTGGCCTAACAGTTTTAAAGCAGCGAAAACGAAAGAACCTCTTCCAAGTCCAACGTGGCAGTAAGTAATAACAGTTTTATCTGGAGTTAAACCTTTCTTTTTGAGCTTTTTGTATACTTTTTTCAGTTTTTTCAGTTTTTTGAAGAGAGGTTTATTTGGCTTACCAGATGGATTGCCTGCAAACTTTTTCCATTCTGCAAAAACAGCTCCCGGAATATGACCACCTCTTTTAACGGTTATATGCTTTCCTGGTTTTTCAAGAGCATCAAGAAGTGTTTTACCGGTGTACTCTTGAAATCTTCTTGCATCAAGAATAAAGTAGTGTTCTTTGTCCTTTATTGCCTTCAGAACTTCTTCCTTTGTAGCAATGATTTCTTTTCTGATCTTTGGAACGAATTTTTTAGGAGGAGGTTTTTTTGCAGGACCCGATTCTACCGGGTATCCTTTGG
It encodes:
- a CDS encoding sulfurtransferase, translated to MKKLRKAMVALAGVAAFSAVSYADVPSGEEFAKKFIISVDAAHDLLGKPNVRFVDGDSPKKFKEKHIPGSVNAFAHDLHYLEDIRKCGLPMCPERAAKFIGEELGIDNNTHAIAYDDGRGPNASGVWFFLYLYGLDNVQMMDGGLVTWEAKGYPVESGPAKKPPPKKFVPKIRKEIIATKEEVLKAIKDKEHYFILDARRFQEYTGKTLLDALEKPGKHITVKRGGHIPGAVFAEWKKFAGNPSGKPNKPLFKKLKKLKKVYKKLKKKGLTPDKTVITYCHVGLGRGSFVFAALKLLGHKKVKVYVGSWDEWGNDPNVPIEK